ttcccctctatGAACATCCATAAAGTCACAGagtcatagagttcaaggccagaaggaacgaCCAGATCATACAGTCTGACTTGCTCTATGCCAACACCACCTGGCACCCGCAGaccaaacccaacaactgaaattagactaaAGTGTCACAGCCCTCAGGACACTAGACAGTTCTGTGCCACTGGCAAACAATAGGAGAGACCGAAGGGCACCAGTGCCCAAGATCCCTGCAATGGCATGGAAATGATTGAGATACACCCAGAAAATCCTGGTAAGTGAACCACACCATACGCTGCAGAAGAATGTGAACCCTTTACGCCCACTCCCctcaaggtccctgccaatctgaccgggggggaaattccttcctgacccccacatggcaatcagttagagcatgtgggcaagaccaaGCCAGCCAAGCTCCCGAGTGAGAGAGAATGGCTCAGTGCCACATCAGAGCCCTGGAACATCCCACCCAATGGCCCATCTGCAACTAGGGCCACCCCGATGtttcagagattaaaaaaaacctcccagaatacacttgggtcggggggggggaggaatcccttcctgacccctgccagtGGCCAGATGAAACCCTGAAGCTTTTAGGACCATAAGACTAATGCAACAAATGAGACCCAGGGCTGTTGAGCCCGgccccccaccatcacaagcagcCCCATCATACAATCCCACTCAGCTACGTGTCCATCTCGCTCTTCAAACTAATTCAGTCGTTTGCCTCCCagaactcctattgggaggctgctccagaacatCACCccgctgatggttagaaaccaacTGTAATTTCTAGCCAGTCTCTTCATCTCTCACAAGCCCAAATGTACAACTGAGCCAGGATAACACAGTCTGGCTCCTTGTCCCCCACTAGTGCGTCGGCCACAAATGGTGGTTTATAAGACAATGGGCCCAGTCCCCAGCTTGTGGCAATGGATATACAGCTCCACTGGAGGCAGTAGGTCAGAGGCACCGATGCTGAAAATTGCTTTAGCGCCACcagagtcaatggaactacactgatgtgTTACAGATCTACCCGAAATCTCTTCTCACCTACCCCAGTCTTACACCAGTCTGACTGCTTTGGTTCCAATGAAGCCACTCCTGATTTATGCACACAAGCAAGACAACTCCCATCATTGTTTTCAGTGGCCATGGAATGGGTGCATGTGGCTAAGCAGTGTAACGGAtattgttttggcacagaatgaaagTTTGATTCCTCGCACGCACACACTTTACACTCATTTACTCCACAACTGGACCAGATTTTCTCCTGGTGTAAATCACTGCAGTGGCAGTGACATCAACGGAGTTAATCtggatttgcattggtgcaactgagatcagaatcagacctgttTGTGTGCAAGCTGTGTGGTCATGGAAATAACTGACATTTATGAACAGATACTATGTGAGCAAACTTTAATTAGATAAAGACATAAAAATTAATTCTTGGTGAATTACCTACACCCAGTCAGTCTCCTCAGggcagctttgatctccttgttcctcaggctgtagacaaTTGGATTCATGATTGGTGGCAATACGGAATACAGAACTGCCACCACAAGATCTagagcagatggggagctggaggtgggttttagGTAGGCAAAGGCCCCAATGAAAACAACCATggagaccacagtgaggtgaggaaggcaggtggatAGGGCTTTATGTCGTCCCTGCTCAGAAGGGATTCTGAGCACTGATTTGAAGATCTGAATATACGACACaatgataaaaacaaagcagcctaAGAGTAAACATGCACTGAATGCAAGAACCCCAAATTCACTCAGATATGAGTCAGAGCAGGAGAGCTTGAGTAGCTGGGGGatctcacagaagaactgatccaccatgttgcctccacagaaggtcaATGCAAACGTGTTCCCAGTGTGTAGTACAGAGTAGAGAATCCCGGTGATCCAGGCActagctgccatttggacacaagctgtGCTGTTCATCATtctctcatagtgcagtggttggcagatggcgacatATCGGTCATACGCCATGATGGTGAGAAGGGAAAAATCTGCTCTCAAcaagaagaagaggaaaaagacttgggcaacacatccagcataggaTATGGACttggtgttcatgagggagtttgccatggatttggggacggtgacagagatggagccaatgtctaggatggacagattcatcaggaagaagtacatgggggtgtgaaggtggtggtcaaAGGCTATGGCCATGAAGATaagaagattccccaccagggctACAAGGTAAATCAcaagaaacaccacaaagtgcaaaatctgcagctcccgaacatcagagaatccgaggagaaggaactcggtcacggtggtttggttggacattttctttatCAGGAGATCGTGTGATGGTTGCAGAGAGAGGGACAAGAGCAATGGACAGGATTAGATCATTAAAATAATtctccttttgtgaaaaccaccttAATTTCCTTGAGTTAGACCCTTAGCTTGTGAAGATTGGTGTAATATGGGAATGAAGATGGAGAAAACagctccactgactccaatggagttactcctgttttacactTGGGTGAGAGAAAATAGAATCAGCTCAATGGACTCCACAGCGGTTACTCATAATTTGCACCAGGGTGATAAAGTGGAGAAATTGGAACAATTGCTTTTGAGAAATTTGTATACCTCTATTACCCAGAGGTGGGTGAACTCTGGATAACGGTGTATAAGTGTTACTATCATCAGTTTTCCAAGCGGAATTGGGGGCCTGTCTGGTCAGATTCTGCTGTCAGGGACATGCTGCGAATGTGGGATAATTTCACTGCACGCCATGGAATTACTCcccatttatactgctctaaacGGGAGCAGCTTTTTGCATGGAGGTGACCAAACCCAGCCATAAATACACAGAAAACTCGAGTCCTGAATACGGCTCCCTTCCTGCTTCTCTAACCACTCAactaaacaccctcccagagcttggaagagaacccaggattcctgactcccagttcgctccctgctctaacccactaagggtacatctacactacaggggggagttgatttaagatacgcaaattcagctatgtgaatagcgtagctgaattcgacgtatctcagccgacttaccccgctgtgaggacggcggcaaaattgacttctgcggctttctgtcgacggcgcttactcccacctccactggtggagtaagagcgccgattcggggatcgattgtcgcgtccccacgggccgagaggtcgatttctacccgccgattcaggcgggtagtgtagaccaagccataatccaacacccctcccagagcttagAACACAAATGAGGTGTCATGACTGCCAGTCCCCTCCTCTAACGACTACATCAGACTGTATCTCAGCTTCTGTGCCAGTGACTCTCCATTGCCATCAGGAACAACTGTTGCGACTGACAACgaagagtcattgggccagggtaGGTGCGTGAGAGTGATTCTCCAGGGGTCAGCGGCCAGATCTGGGGTTTCggccgctggctcctgccagccggggtctcagcccgcTGTCAACCTGGGGTTCCTTCCCCAAGGCTGGCAGCGGGTTCTGAATTGCACTGGCGGCGGGACCCAGTCGGCAGCGGGAAACCCAGAGCGGGGGCGGGCTAATATGCTCAACCCGCCACAGCCACCACTTTGGGGTTTcggccgccggctcctgccagccgtgGTCTcaccctgctgccagcctggggttccttctcccaggccagcagcgggtgctGAGTTGCACCATCAGCAGCACCccgctggcaaggggccagcagccggaaccccagagcatcGACTGAGCAGCTCAGCACACCTGCTACTCTAGCGTTTCCGCCGCAGGCTCCTGCCAGATGGggtctcagcccactgccagcctaggGTTTCTTCTCCCAGTCCAGTATAGGGCGGCTGGACCCCGGCTGACAAGGGTCTAGCAGCGGGAACCACAGAGCGGGGGCAGGCTGAGAGGCTCAGCCAGTGCCATGGGCTACCAAAAAttggcttgcgtgccacctttggcacgcatgccataggttgtccacccctgctctacacacTGGaatcaactccctcccagagctgggaacgcAAATGAGGTGTCATGACTGCCAGTCCCCTCCTCTAACGACTACATCAGACTGTATCTCAGCTTCTGTCCCAGTGACTCTCTCCATTGCCATCAGGAACAACTGTTGCGTGTGACAGtggagagtcattgggccagCGGAGGGACGTGAGAGTGCTTCTCCAGCGTGGTCCTTGGGGCACTCACCTTGTGTCTGGAAGAGCcacgttcaagtccctgctcaaaTGACTATATAATTCTTGATACAAAGTGGAGCATCttaaacaggagagattgagacagTCTCATTTCAGAACAGCCCGTAGCCCAGCAGCGCAGGCACTGTCCTGTAAAGTgggaattcaaatcccttctcatcatCAGTCAGAGGGAGAGATTGAACCTGAGTCTGTCACAGGCCAgccaagtgccctaaccactcagcTACAACTTATGAGGAGTGCCTGTCCCACAAGTACCCTTTCAGCAATTTAATAGAAGAAACAAAAATCTGAGAACTAGACACAaactgatagatagatagatagatagatagatagatagatagatagatagatagatagatagatagatagatctaacAACAAACTAACAGAGAGATACAAGATTCAGAGAGTCAGACAGAAACACAGAACTAACACAAACTAAAAGGTAGATAGAGAAGTAAAAACAAACTAATAGAGAAAAGTAAAAACCGACAGACAGCAGTAACAACAAACTAATGTATACAGAGAGAAAAGTAACAATGAGCTGATAGTGTTTGTCACAATTTTTAGACAACTTTAATGTAAACTCTTCAATCCATTCTAAAAAATATGTGTGTCAATTTGATCAATTCCCCCACTCCCaatagaaggaaactgaggcacgaataTTCTGCCCCCTTTTTCCAAAGATAACTGCTTtggactgcctcagtttcccatgtccAAATTGAGCTAAGACTGAAAGTATGAAAAAGAATCTAATGTCACTTACAATTTCATCCTTAAAGAGCCTCTCTGTCACCCCGAAATATATTTCATTGCAAGAGCAAACTTACGATGCCGGTCTCTGAGATGTCTTTTCTCCTCCAGCTACAGATTGCAATTGGTTACCCCTCTCTCTCtagccccatgcacacccctctatcgatctatctctctatctaatgCTCCGATCATTGTATTAtgaagcctttcccccaccaCACTGAGGCTGAGCTGCTGGAAATACACTGAGATCTGTGCTGTCTGCAGATGAGCTGTGTGTCAAAAACTTTGGTGCTGAGGGGAGGTTATTTATCCATGTCTGTTTTCTACGGGCTTGAGGGACTCACTCCCTGGTGCCCTGAACAGTCCAGAGCCAACAATATTTTATCTTGCTTCTACTTCCCTGAAGAGTTTtcagaaactaaaataatcacaattacaaTGAGGCAGCAGGGTCTAGAGCAAAGATTGTGAGGCGAACACTGAGGGCACACAGGACTGTACTCCAGAGATCTGACATCAATTCCTAGCCctcccactgacctgctgtgttacCTTGGGAAAATCATTCCCTAGGGCTGTCTTTCCCCTCGcaccctttgcctgtcttttctactgtaagctccttggggtggAGATTGCCTCTTACCTAATAAAATGGACCTCTCATATCAGATGCAACTAtcagataattaattaattattatttaaaagctAAGGTCCAAGGTGTCCTGAGATCTGATCCCAACTATTCCTCTGGCTTTGTTCCGTCTCTTCGCCACTCCATTCCTCAGTTTGTCATCCATCCAATTGGGATACCTGGAGATGGAAaaggtttttgtatatttttttcaggttttgggggggaaagtgttcAATATCAGAAATCTTTTTTTCCAAAACTAGAAAATATTTACCATAAACGTGCTGTTTTACAAGAGAAGTTTATTGAAAACCAAACGCTTTTCAGTCTTCAGTTTCATTGTTTTGCCCATCAAAAAGCAATATTATGCGACGTttctatgaaaacaaaaaaaattgacatttcccacaaaaataCAATTTTCATTTTTGACCAGTTTTAATAATGATTAATTAAACTCAATTAAATGCATATGAGTTCATGTGGGTGCaacattcattgcaattttatttgACAACATCTGCTTGTTATAGATCATAGGAAGTGTCTAACTGACCTTTGGATCAtgcagtccagtattctgtccctgacagtggccagtactacCTGAGTCAGAGGAAAGTCTAAGAGGCCCTATAGAGGACAATTCTAGAATAACCTGTCCATGGTGGactctcatcatcatcatcagctagTGTATAGCCTATGGCGTGAGGAAGGTGAGTTTCTACCCCTCATAGAGTTTTATCTGCTACAAAGTAACTGCATGCTCTCATTATCCAGATAGGCTGCAGTGCTCAAAGGAACCAactggatttgtgtgtctaaatcccattggctttcaacAGGAGAGGAGTGCCCGGCTCCATTAACCCTCTTTGAATATCTCacttagtttattattaattacttattttgtaGATTCCAACACTGACaactttcaaatcaagattggatgtttttctaaagaatCTGCTCTAGGTATTATTTTGGGGATTTTCTATGGGccgggttatacaggaggtcagaatagacagtcactatggtcccttctggccttgggatctattaATCTAATTTGAACTCCACCAAAAatgagaacaaattttctcctaAAACCTCACAAAATggtagatttaaaaaagaaattctaAATTTCTatgaattttttaatgaaaattttatatttttaaagtgtgtAAGATGATCCTGATCATCTCCCCTGTTTTTTTACCAGATCTATTCAAATTAATTCCAGGAGCTTTTAGCTGGAACACCTCAGAGTCATACAACTCTACCCAGATCTGAGTTTGGCAATGAGAACAAACACTTTCTGGGCCAAGGCGTCAGTTCCCATGCTTGGGAATATGGGCTGAGATTTGGCAATGCACAGAGTGGAGGGGGTGTCTACAAACCCCTCCCACAACCAGCTCCTGATCACTGAAATGGAAACATGGGAACCCATCGGAAATCTGCTGACTTCTTGGTGCTGAGGATGTGAGGTTCTGAAGATGTGAACATTTAAACTGATCAAAATAAAGAATGCTTATTTATAAAGATCAATATTATCagtcaaaattatatatataaaaattaaatactgCCAAGCCAATGTATAAGATAGTATTGTCTATGGTCAGGAGTcctatttgcattttattttgaaaagtagTATCTAAAGTTGCTTTTTTTAAGGAATAAATGTCAGCCCTagttcagcaaagtgcttaaacaCAAACCTACCTTTAAGCTTTTGAGTAATGCACCTTCTTGCTTAATTCCAATTTGCCCCATTACATGGGAAGAGCCAtgtgtaaacatccacaaagttacctctttcaaatccctctttaaaactcCCCTTTGCCATGATACCTACAAAATACTCACCCGCAGTCAGGGAGCAGGTGTGCTGGAAAAACTGCCCATCATGCTGACCAGCATtgtctcattgcttccttgtcctaccatgtctgtctgtctccatcagCTGTTGCAAACCTTTTAATTAGACTCTAAGCTGTTTgaagcagggaccatctttttgttttgtgtttgtacagaactTGGTGCAATAGATTCCTGATCCATAACTGGTGTTaccaatattaataataataccatataaattaaatattttgctgcATCAGAGCCTAAATGGAACAAATTCATCCTGATGTTAATCCAGTGTAGCTAAAAAGAGACACTGGGGATGAATTTAGTaccaaatattaaaaataataaggtATAATACACACAAACAAgaaaagagataaagaactaaTTACATAGAGTTCAAGTCAGAGATGCCACTCACTTGCATTCGGTTAAAACTAGagaacctccattgacttcaatggacttactCCACAGTTATTCAGTGATATAAATTAGACTAGAACTTGGCACAGAGAGACAGCGTGAAATTCAACTTCCTTAGCTGGCAGAAGAAGTTTAAGTATCATTTTTCAGAACTACAAAGAAATAAGTAAAATTTACATTGAAATAAGCCCTAAACCAGGGACTTTCAAAAATGGGCTGCAGGCAATAAGGCCTTGCTTAGACTACACTGGTGTGGGGGTTCGAACTCAGATACACAACTTTTgctatgctattcatgtagctgaagtcgaaatatCTTAGTTCAACTTTCCTGGACATCCTCACGGCGGCGAGTCAACCACagcagctcccccgtcaactccacttACTCCTCTTGTGGaactggagttccggagtcaacggggagcatgTTCGGgcatcgatttatcacgtctagacaagacgcaataaatcaatccccgatacagCAAACACTACCAGCCAATCTGGAGGGTagtatagatatacccttagGGCAGGTTTTCACTAcggagggggggtcgatttaagctacgcaaattcagctacgtgaatagcgtagctgaattcgacgtatcggagccgacttaccctgctgtgaggacggcggcaaaatcgacctccgcggcacCCGTTGACGGTGCTtattcccacctccgctggtggagtaagagcgtcgattcggggaccgattgttgcgtcccgatgagacgcgataattcgatccccgagagatcgatttatACCCgtcgattcaggtgggtagtgtagacctagccttagatggGGAGTTATTATTGATGCTCTGACTCCAACTGCAAATCAAGTGTGGTGCCGAAGACCCTTAGGACTCTGAAACTCACAAAGTAAACCTTCACCTTCCATCTTCTGCCTGACAAGAGCATCTAACTTCCCACAGGTGTATCCTGTTATACTGACCTCTCAAGGAATTATAGGCCAGTGGAAGAAACAAAGTTACTTATTATTTTAATGTGTCCCATCGAGGGCCATTAGAATGCAAAAGTGCTGGGAAATACAGGTCTCAGTGGCAGTCCCATCACGTCAGATTAGAAAATAAAGTCAGAGGCATTGATTAAAGTTAGACAAAGGAAGGGGTGGGCCTGTTCCTATGTCAAGTAGCCCCCGATGGTTAAAGTGAAAGGGGTCAAGCCATTCATTCCCTGTCCTTTTAATGGTGATCCCTTCCTTTGTGAATTCCATCAGACCCTCAGGTAGGCTATTACAAGCCAGCTAAGGTTCTGGTATCACTGGGCTCTTAGCTATTGTAGGTCACATGTCTGTGCtacaaatacatatttatttcTGCAAACCCCTGTGGACGCCCTTTGGGCCTCAGCTGTGCCCTGTTTTTAGCCAAACTCCTTCGACTCCTTTGAAAATTGCCAGCCTTGGTGGTTGAATGAATTTATAAACCAACAATGAACAAGTGTGTTTAATAGAGCAGTTAAAATGTTTTGTGTCCCAATTTTTGCCAATGCTCCTGAGTCTTGGTGACTGTATATAAGGGTCTTCCCAGGAATTTGAGCATGACGTTTCCAAAGACATTGTtagttttgggtgctcaacttgaggcAGCCTGAATCTATTCATGGATGCGCTTTCAGCAAAGCTCCTGAGTTCAGAGGCCAAACCCCCTATCCTCCCATGGGGACAGGGATGGAGAttggggcagcctgtcttcctGGCAAAAAGCTCTGGAGAAAACTCTTGTGCCTGTGTCATTtcccaagggttttttttttataagaaagGAATGGATCTGAGCCCACATTATGAAATGCTAACACCAAGCTTGTCTCAAGTCGGGTGCCGAAAAATGGAGATACCCCAAATCTCTGGTCTCTTCTGGAAATGTTGGCCCTAATGCAATGAGCCATGGAGCCATGGAGCGCCGGCTGGAGCTCGGCCAGACCCCCGGACCCGCTCCCATGGCCAGAGCCACGGGCGGAGGGCAGCGAAACCCCCGGAACCCGCTCTCCCTTTCCAGCACCCGCCAGAGCGCAGCCAgacccccgaccccgctcccctggACTGAGCTCCTGGAGTAGCGTGGCCAGACCGTCGGCACCAGACCCACGGCCGCAGCTCCGGGCAGAGTGCGGCCAGACCCCTGGCACACCTTCCCCGGCGGAGCGAGGCCAGACCCCCGTCCCCCTTCGCTGACCGGATAAAAACGGAGGGGTGGGAATgctagtttgcccacccctgatcaaTATTGTTGCTGCTTTGGAGATTTGGGGATTCTTTCGCAAGAGGAGTCATTAAAAACTTCATAGAGtgtttcagggtatgtctacactatgaaattaggtcaaatttatagaagccggttttatagaaatcggttatctacagccgattgtgtgtgtccccacataaaatactCTAAGTGCAtaaagtcggcggaccgcgtttacagtaccgaggctagcgtcgacttccggagcgttgcactctggatagctatcccacagttcctgcagtctccgccgcccattggaattctgggttgagatcccaatgcctgaatgatgcaaaacattgtcatggggggttctgggtacatgtcgtcaggcccctccccttccgtcagagcaacagcagacaatcaatttgtgcctttttacctgggttacctgtgcagacaacataccacaccgagcacggagcccgctcagctcagctcaccgtcaccatatgtcctctgggtgccggcagacacagcagcagctaatttccttttggcagtagacggtgcagtttgactggtagccttcatcggcgatctgggtgctggcagacgtgggactggcAGACgcggggctgcattgctacacagcagcagccccttgccttttggtagaagattgATTGATATCCGTCGTTGTCGTACTGCAGTGACTGTCAATCATGgtcacctgggcagacatgctcagtcctattgAACAGTCTCAATGATGATGGCTCTCagttgtagtatgctattttctgtcaagcacccagtattttctgccaagcacccagaagatgccgagggctattagtcatgctgcaccgtcgtctgccagcttaatatgtaaaaaatagatttattctgtattcatttgcatccccctccctctgtgaaatgaacggcctgctaaacccagggttttgagttcaatctttgtgaggggccattctgtgtgacagttgtttgtgcttctccctgatgcacagccacctttgttgattttaattccctttacctatacgccatgtcgtcacacgcccctccctccctccctccctacgtcagatactagtttcgtgtcttttttcagaccagatgccatagcactgggatcatggagcccgctcagatcaccgcggcaattatgagcagtatgaacaccacgcgcattgtcctggaataTATGCacagccaggacatgccaaagcaaaaccaggaccagccgatgaggcgattgcagtgcggcaacgagagtgattaggaaattgatatggacatagacctctcacaaagaacAGGCCCCAcaaatgtgcaaatcatggtgttactggggcaggttcatgctgtggaatgccGATTATGGGCCCAGGAAACTAGTACAGACTTGTGGGAGGcattgtgctgcaggtgtgggacgattcccagtggctgcgaaacttttctatgcgtaagggcactttcatggaactttgtgacttgctttcccctgccctgaagcgcaagaataccaggatgagagcagccctcacagttgagaatcgagtggcaatagccctgtggaagcttccaatgccagacagctaccggtcagtcgggaatcaatttggagtgggcaaatctactgtgggggctgctgtgatccaagttgtcagggcaatgaaagacctgctatcaagggtagtaactctgggaaacgtgcaggccacaGTGGAtgtctttgctgcaatgggattgccaaactgtggtggggcgatagatggaacccatatccctatcttgtcaccggagcaccaagccaccgagtacataaaccacaaggggtacttttcaatgctgctgcaagccctggtggatcacaagggacgtttcaccatcATCAACTTGCAATGGCCGGGAAAGAtgcatgatgctcgcgtcttcaggcactctggtctgttcgaaagctggaggaagtgactttcttcccg
The window above is part of the Chrysemys picta bellii isolate R12L10 chromosome 12, ASM1138683v2, whole genome shotgun sequence genome. Proteins encoded here:
- the LOC103306131 gene encoding olfactory receptor 14A16-like yields the protein MSNQTTVTEFLLLGFSDVRELQILHFVVFLVIYLVALVGNLLIFMAIAFDHHLHTPMYFFLMNLSILDIGSISVTVPKSMANSLMNTKSISYAGCVAQVFFLFFLLRADFSLLTIMAYDRYVAICQPLHYERMMNSTACVQMAASAWITGILYSVLHTGNTFALTFCGGNMVDQFFCEIPQLLKLSCSDSYLSEFGVLAFSACLLLGCFVFIIVSYIQIFKSVLRIPSEQGRHKALSTCLPHLTVVSMVVFIGAFAYLKPTSSSPSALDLVVAVLYSVLPPIMNPIVYSLRNKEIKAALRRLTGCR